A stretch of bacterium DNA encodes these proteins:
- a CDS encoding ATP-binding cassette domain-containing protein yields the protein MSLISLQNVDFDFGREPILRGASLTLLEGERYALIGQNGAGKSTLLNLLAGELEAHGGERQAAGGVRVRLLRQSSSLTAGADVTLNVYDTVAASAFSRELHLEAELARLADTLAAAPAEQAVAIAHEQGRLQADYEHRDGYTWRARLEQALAGLGLPQEAWRRDPGVLSGGERRRAALAAALLDDAQVLLLDEPTNHLDLDACEWLEQRLLRRPGAVLVVSHDRWFLDRIATRTVHLHRAKLTSWAGNYTAWLRNSAEQRQRDESAWRKQQER from the coding sequence ATGTCCCTCATCTCCCTGCAAAACGTCGACTTCGACTTCGGCCGCGAGCCGATCCTGCGCGGCGCCTCGCTGACCCTGCTCGAAGGTGAGCGCTACGCCCTGATCGGCCAGAACGGCGCCGGCAAGTCCACCCTGCTGAACCTGCTCGCCGGCGAGCTCGAGGCCCACGGCGGCGAACGCCAGGCCGCGGGCGGGGTGCGCGTGCGGCTGCTCCGTCAGTCCTCCTCGCTCACCGCCGGCGCCGACGTGACCCTGAACGTCTACGACACCGTCGCCGCCTCGGCCTTCTCCCGCGAACTGCACCTCGAAGCCGAGCTGGCGCGCCTGGCCGACACGCTGGCCGCGGCGCCGGCCGAACAAGCCGTCGCCATCGCCCACGAGCAGGGCCGCCTGCAGGCCGACTACGAACACCGCGACGGCTACACCTGGCGCGCGCGCCTGGAGCAGGCCCTGGCCGGCCTGGGCCTGCCGCAGGAAGCGTGGCGCCGCGACCCCGGCGTGCTGTCCGGCGGCGAACGCCGCCGCGCCGCGCTGGCGGCCGCCCTGCTGGACGACGCGCAAGTCCTCTTATTGGATGAGCCCACCAACCACCTCGACCTCGACGCCTGCGAGTGGCTGGAGCAGCGCCTGCTGCGCCGGCCGGGCGCGGTGCTCGTGGTCTCGCACGACCGCTGGTTCCTGGACCGCATCGCCACGCGCACCGTGCACCTGCACCGCGCCAAGCTGACCTCCTGGGCCGGCAACTACACCGCCTGGCTGCGCAACTCGGCCGAGCAGCGGCAGCGGGACGAATCCGCGTGGCGCAAGCAGCAGGAGCG
- a CDS encoding AraC family transcriptional regulator, with product MKSRLEPIEGAWNSFIVEFPSYPRQRQGDQEALQKILFLCAAPEKNPAELCFAFFGPQILLRPVVSGDGADQTEGSRLIFVYAAEIPADFKATIELLQERFSAPMLVAQRSNVQKSAQHVLEFLQGSAGPARGAQPHAAAHHAVGQDALGATLEAGLAPLPADVSLWDGQLPQVVLEHGGENGETVTATVEIQDYRAEYACRYVLQNYKENINRDRMAEMVSLSPGYFSNLFRVETGMSFSDYLIQIRIDNAKRLLRRFDLSVEEVSKECGFNSLAHFSRTFKDRCGVPPLKYRKTPNHESPNHEAPNHEAPVGEMADLKVMGQAN from the coding sequence GTGAAATCCAGACTGGAACCGATCGAAGGAGCATGGAACAGCTTCATTGTTGAGTTTCCGTCCTATCCCAGGCAGCGTCAGGGCGACCAGGAGGCCCTGCAGAAGATCCTCTTCCTGTGCGCCGCCCCCGAAAAGAACCCCGCCGAGCTGTGTTTCGCGTTCTTCGGGCCCCAGATCCTCTTGCGCCCGGTCGTCAGCGGCGACGGGGCCGACCAGACCGAGGGCTCCCGGCTGATCTTCGTCTACGCCGCCGAGATCCCGGCCGATTTCAAGGCCACGATCGAACTGCTCCAGGAACGCTTCAGCGCGCCGATGCTGGTGGCCCAGCGCTCCAACGTCCAGAAGTCGGCCCAGCACGTCCTGGAGTTCCTCCAGGGTTCGGCCGGCCCCGCCCGCGGCGCCCAGCCGCACGCCGCCGCCCACCACGCCGTCGGCCAGGACGCCCTCGGCGCGACCCTCGAGGCCGGCCTGGCGCCCCTGCCCGCCGACGTCTCCCTCTGGGACGGCCAACTGCCCCAGGTGGTCCTGGAGCACGGCGGCGAGAACGGCGAGACCGTCACCGCGACGGTCGAGATCCAGGACTACCGCGCCGAGTACGCCTGCCGCTACGTGCTGCAGAACTACAAGGAGAACATCAACCGCGACCGCATGGCCGAGATGGTCTCGCTGTCGCCGGGCTACTTCTCCAACCTGTTCCGCGTCGAGACCGGCATGAGCTTCAGCGACTACCTGATCCAGATCCGCATCGACAACGCCAAGCGCCTGCTGCGCCGCTTCGACCTGTCGGTGGAGGAAGTCAGCAAGGAGTGCGGCTTCAACAGCCTGGCCCACTTCTCGCGCACCTTCAAGGACCGCTGCGGGGTGCCGCCGCTGAAGTACCGCAAGACGCCGAATCACGAGTCGCCGAACCACGAAGCGCCGAACCACGAGGCGCCGGTCGGCGAGATGGCCGACCTGAAGGTGATGGGTCAGGCGAACTGA
- the gyrA gene encoding DNA gyrase subunit A: MTEKNFGTVVEVDINEKMEQSYLEYSMSVIISRAIPDVRDGLKPVHRRVLTAMNDLNLLPGKPYRKSAKITGDTTGNYHPHGTVSAYDTLVRMAQDFSLRYPLVDGQGNFGSVDGDSAAAERYTEARMTRVAVEVLRDLDKDTVDFVPNYDGSRTMPSVMPAAIPNLLINGADGIAVGMATKIPPHNLGEICDGLVALLDDPDLAPNDMLRFVQGPDFPTGGVIRGRRGIVDYINTGRGRVVVRGRAEIQEDAKGRAVIAITEIPYQVNKAALVEKIAHLVRDGVLEGISDLRDESDRKGMHVVVVLKKDAYPQVVLNKLYAHTQLQQTFGVINLALVDNRPRVMTMKETMQEYLKFREEVVVRRTRFDLNKAEERAHILEGYRIALDHIDEIVELIKKSDSPEIARAGLMAGFGLSEKQAQAILDLRLARLTGLERRKIEEEYRELLALIGRLQAILADRALQLQIIREEIAELREKYGDARRTTVEPEEDDLDLEDLIADEEVVITISHQGYAKRLPSDTYRTQGRGGKGITAMGTKDEDWVEHLFVATTHQHLLVLTEKGQLYWLKAHQVPQAARTAKGRPIVNMINIAQDDKVHAVLPVREFNPDRYLLLCTDQGIVKKTSLDDFSRPRSAGIRAISLLDDERLVAAQLTEGDQDVVLASSDGMAIRFHESDIRPMGRTARGVKGIELSPGERVVGTVVVRDGATLLTVTENGYGKRTPLDDYRVQRRGGKGLITIKCSERNGHVVDIREVTDSQELMVITRNGIIIRMAVRDISTLGRNTQGVRIISLKGEDDAVVGIADIEADESIDGEQGGEGETDGA; this comes from the coding sequence ATGACGGAGAAGAATTTCGGCACGGTGGTCGAGGTCGACATCAACGAGAAGATGGAGCAGTCGTACCTCGAGTACTCCATGAGCGTCATCATCTCGCGCGCGATCCCCGACGTCCGCGACGGGCTGAAGCCCGTGCACCGGCGCGTGCTGACGGCGATGAACGACCTGAACCTGCTGCCGGGCAAGCCCTACCGCAAGTCCGCCAAGATCACCGGCGACACCACGGGCAACTACCACCCGCACGGCACGGTGTCGGCCTACGACACCCTGGTGCGCATGGCGCAGGACTTCAGCCTGCGCTACCCGCTGGTGGACGGGCAGGGCAACTTCGGGTCGGTGGACGGCGACAGCGCCGCGGCCGAGCGCTACACCGAGGCCCGCATGACCCGCGTGGCCGTCGAGGTGCTGCGGGACCTGGACAAAGACACCGTCGACTTCGTCCCCAACTACGACGGCTCGCGCACCATGCCCTCGGTGATGCCCGCGGCCATCCCGAACCTGCTGATCAACGGCGCCGACGGCATCGCCGTGGGCATGGCCACCAAGATCCCGCCCCACAACCTGGGCGAGATCTGCGACGGCCTGGTCGCGCTGCTGGACGACCCCGACCTCGCGCCCAACGACATGCTGCGCTTCGTGCAGGGCCCCGACTTCCCGACCGGCGGCGTCATCCGCGGCCGGCGCGGCATCGTCGACTACATCAACACCGGCCGCGGCCGGGTGGTCGTGCGCGGGCGGGCCGAGATCCAGGAGGACGCCAAGGGGCGCGCCGTCATCGCCATCACCGAGATCCCCTACCAGGTCAACAAGGCCGCCCTGGTGGAGAAGATCGCGCACCTGGTGCGCGACGGCGTGCTGGAGGGCATCAGCGACCTGCGCGACGAGTCCGACCGCAAGGGCATGCACGTCGTGGTGGTCCTGAAGAAGGACGCCTACCCCCAGGTGGTGCTCAACAAGCTCTACGCGCACACGCAGCTGCAGCAGACCTTCGGCGTGATCAACCTGGCGCTGGTGGACAACCGGCCCCGGGTGATGACGATGAAGGAGACGATGCAGGAGTACCTGAAGTTCCGCGAGGAGGTCGTGGTCCGCCGCACCCGCTTCGACCTGAACAAGGCCGAGGAGCGCGCCCACATCCTCGAGGGCTACCGCATCGCCCTGGACCACATCGACGAGATCGTCGAGCTGATCAAGAAGAGCGACTCGCCGGAGATCGCGCGCGCCGGCCTGATGGCGGGCTTCGGCCTGTCGGAGAAGCAGGCCCAGGCGATCCTGGACCTGCGCCTGGCGCGGCTGACCGGCCTCGAGCGCCGCAAGATCGAGGAGGAGTACCGGGAGCTGTTGGCCCTGATCGGGCGCCTCCAGGCGATCCTCGCCGACCGCGCCCTGCAGCTGCAGATCATCCGCGAGGAGATCGCCGAGCTGCGCGAGAAGTACGGCGACGCCCGCCGCACGACCGTCGAACCGGAGGAGGACGACCTCGACCTCGAGGACCTCATCGCCGACGAGGAGGTCGTGATCACGATCTCGCACCAGGGCTACGCCAAGCGCCTGCCCTCGGACACCTACCGCACCCAGGGCCGCGGCGGCAAGGGCATCACCGCCATGGGCACCAAGGACGAGGACTGGGTCGAGCACCTGTTCGTGGCCACCACGCACCAGCACCTGCTGGTGCTGACGGAGAAGGGCCAGCTCTACTGGCTGAAGGCCCACCAGGTGCCGCAGGCCGCGCGCACGGCCAAGGGCCGGCCCATCGTGAACATGATCAACATCGCGCAGGACGACAAGGTGCACGCGGTGCTGCCGGTGCGGGAGTTCAACCCCGACCGCTACCTGCTGCTGTGCACCGACCAGGGCATCGTCAAGAAGACGTCGCTGGACGACTTCTCGCGCCCGCGCAGCGCCGGCATCCGCGCCATCAGCCTGCTGGACGACGAGCGGCTGGTCGCGGCGCAGCTGACCGAGGGCGACCAGGACGTGGTGCTGGCCAGCAGCGACGGCATGGCCATCCGCTTCCACGAGTCCGACATCCGGCCGATGGGCCGCACCGCCCGCGGCGTCAAGGGCATCGAGCTGAGCCCGGGCGAGCGCGTGGTCGGCACGGTGGTGGTGCGCGACGGCGCCACCCTGCTGACGGTCACCGAGAACGGCTACGGCAAGCGCACGCCGCTGGACGACTACCGCGTGCAGCGCCGCGGCGGCAAGGGCCTGATCACGATCAAGTGCAGCGAGCGCAACGGGCACGTCGTGGACATCCGCGAGGTGACCGACAGCCAGGAGCTGATGGTCATCACCCGCAACGGGATCATCATCCGCATGGCCGTGCGGGACATCTCGACCCTGGGCCGCAACACCCAGGGGGTGCGCATCATCAGCCTCAAGGGCGAGGACGACGCCGTGGTCGGGATCGCCGACATCGAGGCCGACGAATCCATCGACGGCGAGCAGGGCGGCGAGGGCGAGACCGACGGGGCGTGA
- the gyrB gene encoding DNA topoisomerase (ATP-hydrolyzing) subunit B, producing MSAASQEYTANGIQVLKGLEAVRKRPAMYIGDTGLRGLHHLVYEVVDNSIDEALAGFCREITVSILPGDAVRVVDDGRGIPVDMHATEHKPALEVVMTSLHAGGKFDKGSYKVSGGLHGVGVSCVNALSSHLKVEVRRDGQVYEQEYERGIPVTEVRPVRASESDATGTTVTFQPDFEIFPERVYNYETLRSRLRELAFLNRGLTIHIADERQSPPRGERFNYEGGIVAFVKWINENKTPICDEPVLIEGEKDGIQIEIAIDYNDGYTENVLTFANNIPTHEGGSHLSGFRAGLTRTINAYGQAENMFKKDLPALSGDDVREGLTAIISVKIPEPQFEGQTKTKLGNTEVKGQVEQLVNQTLGAYLAEHPTAAKKIVNKCIGAAQAREAARRARDLTRRKSALDSAALPGKLADCQSNDPAECELYLVEGDSAGGSAKQGRERRFQAILPLKGKILNVEKARLDKILGNDEVRTVITALGTGVGAGIFDLSKLRYHRIIIMTDADVDGAHISTLILTLFFRYFREVIENGHMYIAQPPLYRVKKDKLERYCYTEDQKDRLVEEFGGARGVYVQRYKGLGEMNPEQLWETTMDPEKRTLTRVMLEDAAQADRVFTVLMGDDVESRRRFIEENAGRVRFDNLDI from the coding sequence ATGAGCGCAGCGTCCCAGGAATACACCGCCAACGGCATCCAGGTCCTGAAGGGCCTCGAGGCCGTGCGCAAGCGCCCCGCCATGTACATCGGCGACACGGGGCTGCGCGGGCTGCACCACCTGGTCTACGAGGTCGTCGACAACTCGATCGACGAGGCCCTGGCCGGCTTCTGCCGCGAGATCACGGTCTCCATCCTGCCCGGCGACGCCGTGCGCGTGGTGGACGACGGCCGCGGCATCCCGGTCGACATGCACGCCACCGAGCACAAGCCGGCGCTCGAGGTCGTCATGACCAGCCTGCACGCCGGCGGCAAGTTCGACAAGGGCAGCTACAAGGTGTCCGGCGGCCTGCACGGCGTGGGCGTGAGCTGCGTCAACGCGCTCAGCTCGCACCTGAAGGTCGAGGTGCGGCGCGACGGCCAGGTCTACGAGCAGGAATACGAGCGCGGCATCCCGGTCACCGAGGTGCGCCCCGTGCGCGCGTCGGAGAGCGACGCCACCGGCACCACGGTCACCTTCCAGCCCGACTTCGAGATCTTCCCCGAGCGCGTCTACAACTACGAGACGCTGCGCTCGCGCCTGCGCGAGCTGGCGTTTTTGAACCGCGGCCTGACGATCCACATCGCCGACGAGCGCCAGAGCCCGCCGCGCGGCGAGCGCTTCAACTACGAGGGCGGCATCGTCGCCTTCGTCAAGTGGATCAACGAGAACAAGACGCCGATCTGCGACGAGCCGGTGCTGATCGAGGGCGAGAAGGACGGCATCCAGATCGAGATCGCCATCGACTACAACGACGGCTACACCGAGAACGTGCTGACCTTCGCCAACAACATCCCCACCCACGAGGGCGGCAGCCACCTGTCCGGCTTCCGGGCCGGCCTCACGCGCACGATCAACGCCTACGGCCAGGCCGAGAACATGTTCAAGAAGGACCTGCCGGCCCTCAGCGGCGACGACGTGCGCGAGGGGCTGACGGCGATCATCTCGGTGAAGATCCCGGAGCCGCAGTTCGAGGGGCAGACCAAGACCAAGCTGGGCAACACCGAGGTCAAGGGGCAGGTCGAGCAGCTCGTCAACCAGACGCTGGGCGCGTACCTGGCCGAGCACCCGACGGCGGCCAAGAAGATCGTCAACAAGTGCATCGGCGCCGCGCAGGCCCGCGAGGCCGCGCGCCGCGCCCGCGACCTGACGCGCCGCAAGTCGGCCCTGGACTCCGCGGCGCTGCCGGGCAAGCTGGCCGACTGCCAGAGCAACGACCCCGCCGAGTGCGAGCTGTACCTGGTGGAGGGTGACTCGGCCGGCGGCTCGGCCAAGCAGGGCCGCGAGCGGCGCTTCCAGGCCATCCTGCCCCTGAAGGGCAAGATCCTGAACGTGGAGAAGGCGCGCCTGGACAAGATCCTGGGCAACGACGAGGTGCGCACGGTCATCACGGCCCTGGGCACCGGCGTCGGCGCGGGCATCTTCGACCTCAGCAAGCTGCGCTACCACCGCATCATCATCATGACCGACGCCGACGTCGACGGCGCGCACATCAGCACGCTGATCCTGACGCTGTTCTTCCGCTACTTCCGCGAGGTCATCGAGAACGGCCACATGTACATCGCCCAGCCGCCGCTGTACCGCGTGAAGAAGGACAAGCTGGAGCGCTACTGCTACACCGAGGACCAGAAGGACCGCCTGGTGGAGGAGTTCGGGGGCGCCAGGGGCGTCTACGTGCAGCGCTACAAGGGCCTCGGCGAGATGAATCCCGAGCAGCTATGGGAGACCACCATGGACCCCGAGAAGCGCACGCTGACGCGCGTGATGCTGGAGGACGCGGCGCAGGCCGACCGCGTCTTCACCGTGCTGATGGGCGACGACGTGGAGTCGCGCCGGCGCTTCATCGAGGAGAACGCGGGCCGGGTCCGCTTCGACAACCTGGACATCTGA
- a CDS encoding DUF721 domain-containing protein: MTGARGKGKPQSVGDILPAALAAAGLGRRFAERSVLEDWAQIAGERVAAHSRAVDLRDGVLVLDADHGAWRQELTLLFPTIARKYNERHGEGTVREIRWLHRDRAAGYRGDAGKHQP; encoded by the coding sequence ATGACAGGCGCGCGCGGCAAAGGCAAACCCCAGTCGGTGGGCGACATCCTGCCCGCGGCGCTGGCGGCGGCCGGCCTGGGGCGGCGCTTCGCGGAGCGGTCCGTGCTGGAGGACTGGGCGCAGATCGCCGGCGAGCGGGTCGCCGCGCACAGCCGCGCGGTGGACCTGCGGGACGGCGTGCTCGTCCTGGACGCGGACCACGGCGCCTGGCGCCAGGAGCTGACGCTCCTGTTCCCGACCATCGCCCGCAAGTACAACGAGCGCCACGGCGAGGGCACCGTGCGCGAGATCCGGTGGCTGCACCGGGACCGCGCCGCCGGCTACCGCGGCGACGCGGGGAAACACCAGCCGTAG